In the genome of Pagrus major chromosome 17, Pma_NU_1.0, the window tcaaaatatcatcctatcataaacaaacatactgCCGTGGATGTGAGACATAGAGCTTATATACTTGGATGTCATTGTGGGGGTTCCAGTCAGAGTCGTAGATGATGACGGTGTCAGCGGAGGCGAGATTGATGCCCAAACCGCCAGCTCTGGTAGAGAGGAGGAAAGCAAACTGAGGAGCACCGGGAGCTGAAAAGGAGACAGAAAGTCAGAACACTGATAAGACACCATAACAGCTGATTTAGACTACACAAACAGTTTATGTCTCACCATTAAAACGATCGATGGCCTCCTGTCTCAAGTTGCCAGTGACTCCTCCATCAATTCTCTCATATTTGTATCCTTCGTTTTCCAGGAAGTCCTCCAGAAGGTCTAGCATTTTGGTCATCTGGGAGAAGACCAGAACCCTGTGGCCCCCTTCCTTCAGCTTCCTCATCATCTTCTGCAGCAGCGTCAGTTTTCCTGAGGACTTGGTCAAAGCATTGCCCTCATACATGCCATTTGGAAGTTTCGGTGCCTCCTACAATCCAGAGAAACATTCTGAATACAactgcatttaaacatttttcaataTGCAGACATAGTTCAGTGTGATAACAGAAGACAAGAAACTATTTGTTTCCATATAATTGTGTGAAAAAGACTTAAATCGTACTGTGGCAGCTGCAGGAAAGAGGTAGGGATGATTGCAGCATTTTTTCAGGTCCATCACCACGTTTAGCAGAGAGACTTGGTTTCCTCCTCCACGAGTGTTCAGGGCCTCAAAGTTACGAGTTAGGATGAACTTGTAGTATTTCCTGGGTAAGAACAAAGACACAATGTCATAAACtaatgagaaaagaaaactttaaactATACACGATCCagaacttttaaaaatgaataatgccAACCCATATGGTGTTTTTCTATTACATCTGTCGGCCTAGCTCTACTTGGTTTTACTCGGCTCATCAGCCCGGGATTTGCATCTTCATTAGAACAGGGCTACCtgttgaaggtgtgtctttaactgatgacgTACTTGGGTTGTATAGCAGTCAGGGGATCGGCTGTAAacactcttcctccctgcagcactatcaaaaaaagtttaatttcctaCAAATTCTTTACAATAAAACTCCATCGTTGTCTTGTTATTTAGAAGCTTTTATGAATCAGCAAAATCAGAAAATGGtaggttttcaccagcagtaacttaacacgACTCCTGATACAGCTGAAAGCAAATGCGAGGAAACAGTACGAACAGAGACACTGAAGATAAACCCAACCAAAAGGACCTATCTCTCAGATTCCCGGCACGGACATGAGTTAAGTCTTGCAACATAGGCTTGTTTGAGGAAGAAAAGGGGGTGGTCACTGGGTGGACGTCTCTGCGGACCGCCTGGAGGCCCTTCTCCAGGGTAGGTCCATCTCAGGTGTGGCTTGGTTCAACTTGGCACAGtaaaactggtaatggaaatgcaaatcattGTGGCTCGGTTTGCCTCGGTGCGGCCAAAAGTGCCAGTGGGAAAACACCAATCGTCTTCAGTATGTAGCCTGCTTTAACTTTCATGGGTGCATACTTTAACAACTATAACTATATTTCTACACATGGTCTCTAAGCTTACTTCTGCATGGGGCTCAGCTCCACTCTAACGATGAGCTCGGTCTTTGAAGGCATGTGTTTGAAAACATCAGCCTTCAGCCTCCTAAGCATGTGTGGTCCCAGCATGTCATGGAGCTTCTTGATCTGGTCCTCTTTGGCAATGTCTGCAAACTCCTCCAGAAACCCTTCCAGGttgctgcagagaggaaaaaaaaaaggaaaaagaaaaatacataaacatagGGGAAGCGTGGGTGTTTTCATTGCATCTGCAATATAGCCGCATATGGGGCTACTAACTTGAATCTCTCTGGGGTCAGGAAGTTCAGCAAGTGGAAGAGCTCCTCCAGGTTGTTCTGAAGAGGAGTGCCAGTGAGCAGCAGCTTGTGTTGCAGCGGGTAGTTATTCAACACTCGGAAGAACTAATAACAGCCagggagaaaggagaggcaccggatttaataataaaaacatgacagcCCATAACAGTTAGCATTATAGCCAGgagtggaatgtaactaaatacatttactcaggtgctgtacttaagtacaattttgaggtggTTTGACTTTCCATCTCCTGCTTTTTACTCTATTtttacactacatttatttgataactttagttactttgaagattagatgctgcatcagagccacgtatgtgtataatttacttttacttttgatacttgagtacatttaatatcagatattttaagacttttactcaagtaatacTCCTATGGGtggctttcacttttaccaaagtaatattttgacacgatatctttacttttactcaactatgacttttaataactttttataAGACTGATTATAGCATGTGAAAAACAGGAGCGATACAgttgcaaacacatttttgatcaATCAGAATTCTACTTGAAAGTACTATATGTTATCACCTTGGACTGGTTGTTTTTGAGTCTGTGAGCCTCGTCAACAACCAGACAGGCCCACTCGATGGAGCCCAGCACAGCCTGGTCAATGGTAATCAACTCATAGGATGTCAGCAGGACATGGAACTTGACTGTTGAGTCTTTCTGTAAAGCACAGAAAAAGAGGACATTAGTAGAgctgcaaaacagaaaatacaattaCTAGGGCTGCAAGGAATTATTTCCACTGTTAAtacagcaccacaaactaaaATTGTTAGTTGAACTTTTATATAATTTAGCAGCACTGTAGCCATCAATTCTTTACAAGAAATCAAGTGCTAGTTTACAGGCTACAAATTCAAACCAACTATGCTTTTCATCGCTCTTTCCTTTaaaagagcttgaacaatttaATCATCACTCTTGCTCTTTTCTCTACTTCTTCCTTACCTTCATCTTGGATGCTTTTTTCCCGCCTCGTATGGCATTTCCCTCAAAGGAGAACTCGTTCTCCCTGATGACAGCCCTGCTGTCTTTGTCCCCTACGTAGGTCACCACATACATGTCAGGGGCCCACATCTCAAACTCTCTCTCCCAGTTAATGATGGTGGACAGGGGGGCGCTAACCAGGAATGGACCCTTGGAGTGACCCTGcaagagtgaaagaaagagtcATGTTATTTATATAGCTGCATTTATCCAAAGAGCTTTACAGGTGCTGGCTCAGactacctcctgagccacagccgcagTTTATTCAGCAAAAATTCAAGATATGTAAACAACTGTAATTGTCTTGCCCTGCCTTTAGGATAGAGTTCCTTACTTAGAGCTCATCCCCTTTAATGGACAGAGTTACTGTGTGTCACATGTCTGAAAACCCACCCACTAACACTGATTGACAGGGGAGGGCAGATTGGACAAAATTGCATCAGGAACTTgcaggaaatacattttatttcattttatatttcacatttttgcataaGTAGGCTTAAAGTCATCTTTAGCCTTATTAATTATGAAGAAAATGCTTAAAATTATTTGAAGACAatcaaaaatattataattctTACCTCCTTGTACAATGAGTAGAGGAAGACAGCCGTCTGCACAGTCTTGCCTAAACCCATCTCATCAGCCAGGATCGTGTCTGTGGCCTGAGCCCAAGAAAACCTCAGCCAGTTCAACCCCTCCAGCTGGTAAGGATGCAGAGTGCCTCCTGTGCTGTCCAGGTAGTCAGGCTGCCGATCAAACTTGATGGTGGGCTGGAAGGAAGACAGAAGAATATCAATTCGACATCCATCCTGATTCAAGCTGCTTTTATTCTGCCAAGTGAAAGCGCTCGACTGTGTTGCTTCCTGTTATCATAAATAAaccattaatttatattttgttcaAAGTTTCAAAATACTTACATCTACAACTGGATTCGCAGGTGGTCGCTCTGCCTTCTTCACTTTGACTGCCTTCTTTATCTTCTTACCAGGTCTGCCCTCATCACCCACCATCAACTCCCTGAAAGACAATGACAGTATGTGAGATAAAACATACTTTCAACCTGTACCACAACAGAATAATTATCTGGCCTTTTTTAAATCTCTCCTTACCTGTGATTCCAATATGTCTGTTTGTAGGTGTCAAACTCTGGGACGTCCATCTCCTCGCTCTCCCAGGTTGACTGGTCATAAGCCAGATCTCTCCATTTGATCAAGTAATGTACGTTGTTCTTTTTATCAACACtgacatgaaaaggaaaaaaacagacaggaaagatGGAGTTATGATAACGCATGATTACTGTGTTTGCTCTCCAGGTGTGAACAAGTATAGATAATAATAAGAACAAGTTTGTCTTCattcaattaattttctttacaAACATGGTATTCTAACTAATCTTTCTTAGGTGGTTAAATTATATTGCAGTTAggtgctttttgctttttttaagaCATACAATTTCTAAGGCACTAACTACAGAAATTCACATCTAAACAGAATAATAACCTGTTAACACAACAACTTGAAGGCTAAAATACAATTTCAGTCTGGTTACACACCTTCAGCGCAAACAAAATCTACAGTATGCTTCTTTTTAAAGATGAACTGTATATTTATAATGAGATTATACTTGTCCTACCTGTGGTTGAGGATGCGATGGATCATCAGCCACTCCATCTTGACTCCATAACGGTAAAACTCCTCTTCCATGTGGATAAAGAGAGGATCCTTATTCTTCCTCttggtgcttttgttttcatcaccCTCACCGCCAAAATCCACAGGCGGCGGTTCGTCCATGTCAGTCTTTCTCTGGTAGTTGCGGAACATCACCTGGCAGTTCAGCTCCAGCTGAGGACAAGCAGCAGGGAGATAAAGAAAGGACCATTAGGTTTGTGTGAGTCTATGTGAGGGAAGTGCACAGAGAAATCCATATTCTCAACTACACGTGGATATAGTTTCAGAGAGTGTTTGGTACCTGTAGCTCCAGCACCCAGGAGCAGTGCCAGTAGGACATATTGCACCATTTGACAAAGAACTCCCTCTCCCTGCGGCCCGCCAGCGGAGGGGGATCAGGAGCATCAGCAGGGAGGTCAGCAGGACGAGGGACAGGCGTGGGGGCCGGCGGCTCCCCCCATCGCCATGTTAAAACCTTCTGGACTTTGCCCTTCATCGGCGGACACTGTCAGGAAGTAGGAGAGGAAATAATTAAGGATATGATGCTTGTTAATTAGCAAATGTCATTTGTCTGATAAAAAATTCTGTTTGGAAAAATACCAAGTATAGGACATGATAAACCAGCAAATTAAAACTAAAAGGCTGCCATGGTTTCTCTAAAATGCTGTGGGCATGCACAAGATGGAATCTGcatcaccacacacacccacatgagCACATGCATGCGCAGACTTGTGTGCACCAGTGCACATCACTCACCTTGCAGCGGGGGCAGATCCATTCTCCATTGGGGATTTCAGGGAGAGGAGGGTTGAGGCAGTGGATGTGGTAGGAGGAGGGGCAAGTGTCACAGCATAGCAGCTCCCCTCCGTCCTTGCACACCCGGCAGAACTCAATGTGGTGgtcatcttcttcctccaccCCTTCatccctcctgtcctcctcatCTTCGCCTTCGGCCTCAGAGAGCTCATCCCTGGCCTCCCACTGAATCCCCTCCTTCTCCTGGTGGCAGAATTACAGACGGAGGGAGGTGGTATGAGTGTGTGAGGGGGAGGAAGGCGGGGGGGGCAGACAGGCAGGGAAGGTATGCGGAACAGagtgaaaggaaaaaagggAGGGGTGTGGGGTGATTTTCAAGAGCGCAGGGAGTGTGTGGGGGGGTGCAttgcgtgcgtgtgcatgttgCCGTGTGGAGCGATAGTGGAGGGAATGGGAGGGGAGGGACAAGAAGAGGAAATGGGGgatgggggaggggggagacGTGTGGTGTGGAATAGGAGAGGATAGACGAGAACATGAGCAATAGGGTGGGGGGGGGCAGCAGAGGACAAAGAGAtcatataaaaatgttaaaatcaccTTTAACAAAGTCTATTTTCCAACAATCAACTCTCGTCAATACAACTTTCCACTGATACACTTCAGCAGTATTTTACAGACAGGTGTAATTTTTGCCCTGCGGTTTCATACTCCAGGAATCACACAAAATCTTCTCTAACATACAATATAATGGTCTGTACAGAGAGTTGAGCTCACGGTACTCACACAGTGTGGGCAGCTCCACTTGCCCTCAGGTGCTTTCTCCATGTCAGGGTCTAGACAGACCATGTGATAAGCTCTGGGACAGGTGTCACACAAAATGATCTCTCCTCCCTGCTGGCACACCTCACAGTAGTCCTGGTGGTCTGTCTCGTAGCCATCACCGTCCTCCGTCTCCACTGAAAGAAAGTGAGGACAATGACGATCttattcaacaaaacaaaataaaacctccTGCACTGGCCTGATGCATAGATAACAGAACAgactttttattttggtaatatTTCCATGCGaacctttcttctttttcttcgcACTCTTGGGTTTCTTCTTGGGACGGTTGCTGCGGTTGGAGCCATCTGACACAGAGAAACTCCCATCATCGAAGTCACTGTCGACATCGGgttcatcttcatcactctgACAGACGTTGAGAATGAGCAAAACACCAGGTTATATTATGGTACATATTATCAATATTCTGATTCAAAGATTGTTTAATTCTCAGAGGTAGAGGGAAGCAAAAAACTGCCAAACAGAAAGTATATTACAGAGGAGCGCTTCCTTTTGCTGTTGAGGCCCCCCAGTTTGATCTTGAGTGGAGCCACCTTCTTAGGTTTGGGTTTCGGCGGAGGCTTAGACGCAGACTTCGACTTCTTGCGAGCGTTGGGACCTGAGAAGAACAGAGATTAAAGTTTAATCAATACAACAATTGAACTAGTTAGAAACATTCTGAAATAGCAGATTTTCATGACACAAAGACATAATTATCACACAAAGCAAAATATTCGTGTTTTACATTTATCCTACTTTACCTTTTCCCTCTTTGGTCTTGGCCTTGCGTAGCGGAGGTGCCGGGGGTGGTGGGGGTGCAGCAGGTGTAGGAGCAGCGGCTGGAGCAGGAGTGGTAGCAGGTGAAGCGGTAGCACCGGTCTCTGCCCCTCCGTCTGTCCCTGCCACCACCATGTTCTCTACAGCGGCAGCCACATTGGCAGCTGCCAGGGCTGCATTGGCAGTGGCACAGCCCTACAAGGGGACACGGCACAGAGTGAGAAACTCTGGTCTctactgtcaaacacacaagagGACAGCAATTCTGAATGACTCACTCATTATAAGTCAGACTTCCAACCTTGTTTGTAATTGCAATACCTTCAGAGGGTTGTTGGTGCTGAATTCTCTCCACTTAGCCATCATTAACGTCATCATCttggacactgcaattttggGGTTCTTAGCTGCAATTAAAGGCCTAAGGACAGAAAATTTACAAGAAatatagttattttattttcatacataAATAGTTCCTTAAAAACAAGGTTGAGGAAAACAATAATATCTACTGTTAACAAAAAATGGGTTTACTCACCTGACAAACTGGCTGAAGGCCTTGTAGTTAGTGAGGGAGCTGTAGTCTTCCTGAGTAAAGACATGGTCAATGTCTTTCATGCCCCAGGCCTCCAGCAGCTGGGCAGAGCTTTTAGGCTGAGGCGGGGCGAGAGGGAGAGGTCAGTTTGTcatgaagacagaaagacagaattAACTAACTATCCCATCTGAATGAATCTTTACCTGGCAATCATCGTCATCATCCTCGTCATCTTCTGGTTCTGGATCTTTGCGTTTGCTCTTCGAGCTGGATGAGCCTCCTTTCTCTGCTGCCGCACCTCCTTTCTTCTTATCTTTGGCAGAGCTGGAgcgtttcttctttttcctcccgGGGGCATAATCActtccctcactctctgacCGCACACCTCCCTCGTCTGCATCTCGCTCTGCTGCTTCGACTCCAATCAGGTGCTCCGGGGAGCTGACTGGCAACTCCTGCAAGACATAATGCAACTTTGCAAATTACAAGAAGACACTGGTGATTATAtacttttatacattatataaattataaattaaagtttgttcctttatatttgatttattgtgatAATTATGCCACTTAAGATGGGGAAGTCATCGATGGAGCTACATTGGTCAGTGCATGGTTTGAActgattttattgattaatcttcTATTGCTTGACAAACTGACTTATCATTGCAGCGCTAGATCACTTGGTATCATTATTATCTGAATATGTTTGCCTTTAGGACAGTTGGATGTTTAGATAAACCAAGCATTTTGAATGTGTCATCTTCCATTCTCCACTACAAACAgatattttataatataatcAACAATTAAACTAATTGTTCATtgcagaccttatttcaggaaATGTAGTTACTACTCTTGTTGTACACTACCATGAATATGAAATAAAGGTCAGATGGAATGTGTCGCATTATATTTGGGgaccaaaaaatattcacaaaacacaaaataaatatattgataaTTTCATCATACATCCACAGAAAGGATGATTTATACATCTTTTTCACAGCTGGTTTACCGTCCACTGTGAACTAGTGGAGTAACTCACTATTTGGCTGTATAAAATCCATCACTTAGGGATGTTTTGTGAATGTCCTGTAGATCTGTGGGTCCTAAACTGATCTAATTGACTCACAGGAGTCCCTACTAATTGCTTAAGTGTGTCCTATTAGGCAGGCACCAAACTCCCCCCTGTTGTGACCCCACGTGGTGAGTTGACAGCTGCACAGAGAATTGTTTACCTGGTCAAATCTCGGAGTATCCTTTACTTCAAACATGAAAAGTTTGTCAAAAACAGCAAACTAACCTCTCTGATGGGTCTCTGCCTCTTGCTGCTCCTGCTCTCACGGCTGCTCTTCTtggctttcttcttcttcttcgacTTGGGTACCTCGTCTACATCAGACACAGCATCCTCCGGCTCGTCCTCACCTGCGGGCGACACGCTTTTTAATTAGCGCGAGGAGacggtgcacacacacacacacggacaggaGGCAGTGCTGCAGGCCGGTGGGAGACAGGAGCAGCCCGCGCACTGGCACGACTTAGCACCATGCccgtgcacgcacgcacacacacatgcatcgTGAATGCCACAACAGCGCAGGTTGAAACTTGTGTGTTTGAAACTTTGACAGTTCACGCCCGCACTCGAGAGGACACGTGTGAGGTTTGGGGTATAAGAGGGGCTGGAGATATGAAAGCTAAAACTATCAACACTTGCTTGACAAGTTAGCTAACTGACGGCGAGTGACGGACGGCCCGAGCAGACTACTCATGGCTAGctttaagctaacgttagcctcggCGAGCtcaagtgacagagagagatggaccTTCTTCAGAGGGAGAAAAGCGAGCTTACCGTGAAGAAGTGAGTGCTCCTCCGCGGCTCCGAAGTCTTCCCTCTCATCCTCGCTGCCCGACATTTTCCCagcgtttttattttattccttgCTGGTCGAATTAATCCCCCCTAAACCTTGCTCCTCGGTCGGCgagggaggagggaaaatgACGTGGGACTGTTGGAGAATGGACCGGGGGTGTCCAGGaagggagggggtggagggtgctgggaaaaaaaataaaaataaataaataaatggcattGGTTGGTAGCTAATCCTTGCTTTATTCCTCATGATTTACACTGCGTGTAATTGACCACCTGCGTGCTCAAACAAGTTGGGTAACTAGATTATCCACGCTTTGACATTGTGTGTTGTTGATTCGCAGGTATTTTTCTACACAGGAGTGAATGAAGTTAAGTGTGGCATCCATCATTGTTTCAAGTATGAGCGGCAAATTCGCGCTGTCGAGTTAAAACAATACATCAAAGAAAAGTTTAAGCATTGAAAGCCAACCTTCACACATTAGAAACTTACTGTAGTGTGTGTAATAGTCCCGGGTCGAGGtgtgctccctccctctctccctctctctctctgtcggtGCAGGAATTAATACAAGTCAGGCTGTTTGCACGGCAGTTGTTGTCATTTAGTGTTCATTCATTAAGCTCCGGCTGAACCAATGATCAgcgaaattaaaaaaatgagccGTCAATGACCCAAAACACGTTGCTCCgtccccctcttctctctcccccaACCTTACAGGCAGAGCTTAGCTAAcatcctcacaaacacacaaaggggGCAGACATCCCATAATAATCCCCCCctcccacactcacacaggacTCTGCATAGTTACCTCGCAACGGACAGACCATAATACTCTGCCtgcccccacccccctccaccAGGCGCGCGAGCGCACGCACATACGCACGTACACTACCACCACCACACGTGCATGCACCAGGCTCTTTGCACGCACACTCCTTCCCCTTTCCACTGGTAGTCCCAGCCCCCTTAGCAACCCCGTTGTCATGGTGACACCCCCTCCCTGCAGCTCCCCGACAGACCATAATACTCCAGCAGTAGCAGCATACATCCCATAATATACAACTCCTAAAAAGccaggaaagaaaaaataccAGTCACATGGTCTCCAAGGGAGCTCAAGTCCACTGGTGACAGCCCATAATACTCACTGAGCATCCACCTGAGAGTGAGCATGACTCTGACAAGAAGTCAAAGACTTTTGTTCCTGCAGTCCACACACAGGTGCGCTACATGTGCTGCGTGCAGGTCAAACAGGCCTGCAGAGCCACAGAGCTGGATGTGTGTCAAATACTTTGATGATGTCTTCAACCCTGCTCAGCATCCCTGAAGTACACCGAGGCCTCCTGTCACAGTGGTGTTGTTACAGTTACACTGCAACACATCTGTATCATCCACCACCAACACTGTGATTTTACAATGTTGGGTCGAGTCCTTCAAGTGCAGCAAGGGCCAACAGGTGTGCAAAGACCCAAGAGTGGTGGCAGGTACACATCCTATTTGGTCTGATGTTGCGGGCTGCAGGTCAAAGGTGAGTAAACTCCACTCAAAATGTTGCCTTCAGGTTCAGATTGTAAtgcagtaaataaatacagtcaaAACAGTTAATAAGACTGTCAAAGATAGTTTATTTAGTGGTACGAGAACTGCCGCAATGTGACATCCAAGGATCTGAGCACATCAGCTACAGATGGCAATTATGCTGTAGGCAACAGAACAAAAAGTGTCACATAAATTAACTAAAGCATCCATTGCATGTCTGCCACAGCTGCACATTTCTCCGCTAAGTCCTGGTGCTGCAGCTCATTGGATTTATGCTGCTTGCTTTCtgaaatcttttaaaaatacaagtgGCCACTGAGTCTTTGCTCGGCAGGGTCTCTGTTGTTCATAAcaccatttcaaaataaaagcacttgaATGTGCAACAAGTCGAAATAAAAGCTAAGAGAGAGCCCTTTAAAGCCACATGTGAGTCTTTATTGATATGCTGTAAGAGACTCATTTCCCCCTCTCTCAATtgcacttatttatttttatgtaactGAATCAGATTAAGCTGTAGTGATGCTAACAACCCTGCTCAGCATCCCTGAAGTAGCCTGAGGCCTTCTGTCATAATGTTGTCATTACAGCTAGACAGCAGCACATACAGCATGTCCCACTGACTGAGAAGAAAGGCCAAGAGGtgtgcaaaaacacaagaatgGTCCCAACCCATCAGTTTGTTGGGCTGTTGTGGGATGCAAAATGTTGCCTTCAAGGTCAGCTTGTAATGCAGTAAATACACTAAGGGCTGCTGCACATGGTTTTTCTATGATACAATATGTGACATAAAAGTCATGTCAACTACAGGACACAACTTTACCTGTAAAAATTGTTCAATAACGAGcccacactctctctcccctgtttCCCGTCACTCTCTCAGCTGTTCTGTCAAATAAAGGCTAAAAAGCCCCAAAAATAATcttgtaaaaatgtgttacagGCCAGCTGCAGCATTTCTACACTTAGTTATTGTTGCTGCAGCACATCGAAGCTTAATGCTGCTTGATTTCTAAAacctttacaaaacaaaataaaaatgtctgccaAACAACTAGGCTTCtcaatgtttttgttctgtcttttaacaatattttaaagTGGCAACACTTGAATAGTGAACAGTTCCAGTTTGAAAGGTTTGGAGCTTAGTAGGAGAACTTGAAGGCCACATGATCACACTGCAATTCACTGAAACACTGTGAGAGGCATTCAGTcctttctgctgcttttaattGCACTTTGTAATCACGCAGAATCTTATTTGGACGTGTGCAAATATGTGACAGTATTAAcaacatcttcctctctgtttctctttcacacacacacacacacacacacacacacacacacacacaggcatttgtc includes:
- the chd4b gene encoding chromodomain-helicase-DNA-binding protein 4 isoform X5, which codes for MSGSEDEREDFGAAEEHSLLHGEDEPEDAVSDVDEVPKSKKKKKAKKSSRESRSSKRQRPIREELPVSSPEHLIGVEAAERDADEGGVRSESEGSDYAPGRKKKKRSSSAKDKKKGGAAAEKGGSSSSKSKRKDPEPEDDEDDDDDCQPKSSAQLLEAWGMKDIDHVFTQEDYSSLTNYKAFSQFVRPLIAAKNPKIAVSKMMTLMMAKWREFSTNNPLKGCATANAALAAANVAAAVENMVVAGTDGGAETGATASPATTPAPAAAPTPAAPPPPPAPPLRKAKTKEGKGPNARKKSKSASKPPPKPKPKKVAPLKIKLGGLNSKRKRSSSDEDEPDVDSDFDDGSFSVSDGSNRSNRPKKKPKSAKKKKKVETEDGDGYETDHQDYCEVCQQGGEIILCDTCPRAYHMVCLDPDMEKAPEGKWSCPHCEKEGIQWEARDELSEAEGEDEEDRRDEGVEEEDDHHIEFCRVCKDGGELLCCDTCPSSYHIHCLNPPLPEIPNGEWICPRCKCPPMKGKVQKVLTWRWGEPPAPTPVPRPADLPADAPDPPPLAGRREREFFVKWCNMSYWHCSWVLELQLELNCQVMFRNYQRKTDMDEPPPVDFGGEGDENKSTKRKNKDPLFIHMEEEFYRYGVKMEWLMIHRILNHSVDKKNNVHYLIKWRDLAYDQSTWESEEMDVPEFDTYKQTYWNHRELMVGDEGRPGKKIKKAVKVKKAERPPANPVVDPTIKFDRQPDYLDSTGGTLHPYQLEGLNWLRFSWAQATDTILADEMGLGKTVQTAVFLYSLYKEGHSKGPFLVSAPLSTIINWEREFEMWAPDMYVVTYVGDKDSRAVIRENEFSFEGNAIRGGKKASKMKKDSTVKFHVLLTSYELITIDQAVLGSIEWACLVVDEAHRLKNNQSKFFRVLNNYPLQHKLLLTGTPLQNNLEELFHLLNFLTPERFNNLEGFLEEFADIAKEDQIKKLHDMLGPHMLRRLKADVFKHMPSKTELIVRVELSPMQKKYYKFILTRNFEALNTRGGGNQVSLLNVVMDLKKCCNHPYLFPAAATEAPKLPNGMYEGNALTKSSGKLTLLQKMMRKLKEGGHRVLVFSQMTKMLDLLEDFLENEGYKYERIDGGVTGNLRQEAIDRFNAPGAPQFAFLLSTRAGGLGINLASADTVIIYDSDWNPHNDIQAFSRAHRIGQNRKVMIYRFVTKASVEERITQVAKKKMMLTHLVVRPGLGSKTGSMSKQELDDILKFGTEELFKDELGEGDNKEDDSSVIHYDDHAIDRLLDRNQDATDDTELQSMNEYLSSFKVAQYVVKDEDDEEEVEREVIKQEESVDPDYWEKLLRHHYEQQQEDLARNLGKGKRTRKPVNYNDGSQEERDWQEDQSDNQSDYSVASEEGDEDFDERSEANARRPNRKGLRNDRDKPLPPLLARVGGNIEVLGFNARQRKAFLNAVMRYGMPPQDAFTNQWLVRDLRGKSEKEFKAYVSLFMRHLCEPGADGAETFADGVPREGLSRQHVLTRIGVMSLIRKKVQEFEHVNGQWSMPWMAELEENKRAAALAAGEDPKTPSTGTPADTQPNTPIPEDLSKSDDKEEMKKEGEDGKGAKKGDDPEIIEIPDESEKSPVLEKKEGEVDATTAKEEKEKETGNGDEGKEKEAEDARKEKEEKEKTSETDKDTPAEVKGEGSEGKTESEEDKVKAEEGKDEKMDTSSPTEEKREQKEEKDGVKTDEFNKLQNGENTKEGATAAPVVNVSEEKKKATKQRFMFNIADGGFTELHSLWQNEERAATVTKKTFEIWHRRHDYWLLAGIIQHGYARWQDVQNDVRFAILNEPFKGEMSRGNFLEIKNKFLARRFKLLEQALVIEEQLRRAAYLNMTEDPAHPSMALNTRFSEVECLAESHQHLSKESMSGNKPANAVLHKVLKQLEELLSDMKADVTRLPATIARIPPVAVRLQMSERNILSRLASRGPEVTAQNQSQTSQQMQVQR